From Thermogemmata fonticola, one genomic window encodes:
- the ppdK gene encoding pyruvate, phosphate dikinase, producing MSTKYVYFFGGKTAEGNGQMRDLLGGKGANLAEMCLIGIPVPPGFTITTEVCAAYYEHGKKIPEEVLPQIDEALKRVEALVGKKFGDSADPLLVSVRSGAALSMPGMMNTILNLGLTDASVEGLARKTNNPRFAYDSYRRLIDMFGSTAMGVDHDHFEHELQQMKEAKGVKLDTDLNAEDLKELVRRYKAVYRKHVGDDFPQDPRKQLMLAIQAVFNSWMGKKAVEYRRIERITGLKGTAVNVQAMVFGNMGNTSGTGVAFTRDPNTGENVFYGDYLINAQGEDVVAGIRTPEPISRLKEVMPQVYEQLCDIRQKLEQHYKDMQDIEFTVQEGVLYMLQTRAGKRTGTAAVRIAVDMVREGLIDERTAVLRVNPESLNHLLLPQLDPKANIKPVAQGIAASPGAASGIVLLSADAVVEHHEKHPQDPIILVRKETSPEDVAGMHLAVGILTSTGGKSSHAAVVARGWGKPCVVGCEAVKISEEAGTITIAGHTVKAGEYITINGTTGDVMIGKVPTVLPKITGDFATLMEWADKYRKLRVRTNADSPADAAKAREFGAEGIGLCRTEHMFFGEGRILAMREMILASDEAGRRAALAKIEPLQREDFIGIFEAMDGYPVTIRLLDPPLHEFLPHDHAAQEELAQSLGVPVAKIKERVDELHEFNPMMGFRGCRLPIVYPEIAEMQVRAIIEAAIEVHRRGKKVLPEIMVPLVGTIEELRFIKQRIVAVAEECMAKAGVRIEYQIGTMIEVPRAALTADQIAEDAEFFSFGTNDLTQMTFGFSRDDIKSFMPTYLREKILPVDPFQSIDVKGVGQLIEIGVRKGRESRQSKYGQHLKVGICGEHGGDPDSIRFCHQVGMDYVSCSPFRVPIARLAAAQAALGDIKRDK from the coding sequence ATGAGCACCAAATACGTCTATTTTTTCGGCGGGAAGACAGCGGAAGGCAACGGGCAGATGCGGGACTTGCTCGGCGGTAAGGGAGCCAATTTGGCCGAGATGTGTTTGATCGGCATCCCCGTTCCCCCTGGTTTCACCATCACCACGGAGGTTTGCGCCGCTTACTACGAACACGGCAAGAAGATCCCGGAGGAGGTTCTGCCCCAGATCGATGAGGCCCTCAAACGTGTTGAAGCCTTGGTCGGCAAAAAGTTCGGCGATTCAGCAGATCCTTTGCTTGTTTCCGTCCGTTCGGGCGCGGCCCTTTCGATGCCGGGGATGATGAACACCATCCTCAACTTGGGTTTGACCGATGCCAGCGTCGAAGGTCTGGCGCGAAAGACGAACAACCCTCGCTTTGCCTATGACAGCTACCGCCGTCTGATCGATATGTTTGGCTCCACAGCTATGGGAGTCGATCATGACCACTTTGAACACGAACTCCAGCAAATGAAAGAGGCCAAGGGGGTCAAACTCGACACCGATCTGAACGCCGAGGACCTCAAAGAATTGGTGCGCCGCTACAAGGCGGTGTATCGCAAGCATGTGGGAGATGACTTCCCCCAAGATCCCCGCAAGCAATTGATGCTCGCCATTCAGGCCGTCTTCAATTCCTGGATGGGCAAAAAGGCGGTGGAGTATCGCCGCATCGAACGGATCACCGGCCTCAAAGGTACAGCGGTCAACGTCCAGGCGATGGTCTTTGGCAATATGGGGAACACCTCCGGCACAGGGGTGGCTTTCACCCGCGATCCCAACACTGGCGAAAATGTGTTCTATGGGGATTACCTAATCAATGCCCAAGGGGAAGATGTGGTTGCCGGCATCCGCACGCCCGAACCGATCTCCCGACTCAAGGAGGTCATGCCTCAAGTTTACGAGCAACTCTGCGACATCCGCCAGAAGCTGGAGCAGCACTACAAGGACATGCAGGACATTGAGTTTACGGTCCAGGAAGGCGTGCTTTACATGCTCCAGACCCGTGCGGGCAAGCGGACGGGGACAGCCGCCGTGCGCATTGCGGTCGATATGGTCCGTGAGGGCCTCATCGATGAACGCACAGCCGTGCTGCGGGTCAATCCGGAATCTCTCAACCATCTGCTGCTGCCGCAATTGGACCCTAAGGCGAACATCAAGCCAGTCGCGCAGGGGATCGCGGCCAGTCCCGGGGCGGCCTCCGGTATCGTCCTGCTGTCCGCCGATGCAGTGGTGGAACATCACGAGAAGCATCCCCAGGACCCCATCATTTTGGTCCGCAAGGAAACCAGCCCGGAAGATGTGGCCGGCATGCACTTGGCCGTGGGCATTCTCACTAGTACAGGGGGCAAGTCAAGCCACGCTGCGGTCGTCGCTCGCGGGTGGGGCAAACCCTGCGTCGTCGGTTGCGAAGCGGTCAAAATCAGTGAGGAAGCCGGCACCATCACCATCGCAGGACACACCGTCAAAGCCGGCGAATACATCACTATTAACGGCACCACGGGAGATGTCATGATCGGCAAGGTTCCCACCGTGCTGCCGAAGATCACCGGGGACTTCGCGACCTTAATGGAGTGGGCGGACAAGTACCGCAAACTCCGTGTCCGAACGAATGCCGACTCCCCCGCTGACGCTGCCAAGGCCCGCGAATTCGGAGCCGAGGGTATCGGACTCTGCCGCACCGAACATATGTTCTTCGGCGAAGGGCGTATCCTGGCCATGCGAGAAATGATCCTGGCCAGCGACGAAGCCGGACGCCGCGCTGCCTTGGCCAAAATCGAGCCACTCCAGCGCGAGGACTTCATCGGCATCTTCGAGGCGATGGATGGCTATCCCGTCACCATCCGCCTCCTCGACCCACCCCTGCACGAGTTCCTCCCTCACGATCATGCCGCTCAAGAGGAATTGGCCCAAAGTCTCGGTGTTCCCGTCGCCAAGATCAAGGAGCGCGTGGACGAATTGCATGAGTTCAACCCCATGATGGGATTCCGCGGCTGCCGCTTGCCCATCGTCTATCCAGAAATTGCTGAGATGCAAGTCCGGGCTATCATCGAGGCCGCCATCGAAGTCCACCGCCGGGGCAAGAAGGTGCTGCCGGAAATCATGGTGCCTCTCGTAGGTACGATCGAGGAGCTGCGCTTCATCAAGCAGCGTATTGTAGCGGTCGCCGAGGAATGCATGGCCAAAGCTGGCGTCCGCATCGAGTACCAGATCGGTACCATGATCGAAGTGCCGCGTGCCGCCCTCACCGCTGACCAGATCGCGGAAGATGCCGAATTCTTCTCCTTCGGTACTAACGACCTGACGCAAATGACCTTCGGGTTCAGCCGCGATGACATCAAATCGTTCATGCCGACTTATCTCCGCGAAAAAATCTTGCCGGTCGATCCCTTCCAGTCCATCGATGTCAAAGGTGTGGGTCAGTTGATCGAAATCGGCGTGCGCAAAGGCCGCGAGAGCCGGCAGAGCAAATACGGCCAGCATCTGAAGGTCGGCATCTGCGGCGAACATGGCGGCGATCCCGACAGCATCCGCTTTTGCCATCAGGTGGGGATGGACTACGTGAGTTGTTCCCCCTTCCGCGTGCCGATCGCCCGCCTCGCTGCCGCCCAAGCGGCCCTAGGTGACATCAAACGGGATAAGTGA
- a CDS encoding glutathione peroxidase has protein sequence MPGPLDFKLTDIDGKEFDLSQLKGKVVLIVNVASECGYTPQYEGLQELYKKYEKAGLVVIGIPSNDFGRQEPGSNEEIKKFCTTRYKVTFPMMAKAVVRGEGQLPLYKVLIEATPNEKGQVQQVAWNFEKFLIGRDGRVAGRFKSAVDPESEELLKAIRRELDKPVPKN, from the coding sequence ATGCCTGGACCGCTGGACTTTAAGCTCACCGATATCGATGGCAAAGAGTTTGACCTGTCACAATTGAAGGGTAAGGTGGTGTTGATCGTGAATGTGGCCAGCGAGTGCGGCTACACGCCGCAATACGAAGGTTTGCAGGAGTTGTACAAGAAGTACGAGAAGGCCGGACTCGTGGTTATCGGCATTCCCTCGAACGACTTTGGGCGGCAAGAGCCGGGAAGTAATGAAGAGATCAAGAAATTCTGCACCACGCGATACAAGGTGACGTTCCCGATGATGGCGAAGGCTGTCGTACGGGGGGAAGGCCAATTGCCCCTCTACAAAGTGCTCATCGAGGCCACTCCGAATGAGAAGGGGCAGGTGCAACAGGTTGCCTGGAACTTTGAGAAGTTCCTGATCGGGCGGGATGGCCGGGTCGCTGGACGTTTCAAGTCCGCGGTGGATCCGGAATCGGAAGAATTGCTTAAAGCGATCCGCCGGGAGTTGGACAAACCTGTTCCCAAGAATTGA
- the folP gene encoding dihydropteroate synthase codes for MERCLSWRLRDRTLQIGRRPLVMGIINVTPDSFSDGGLYVEPAAAIEHGLRLAAEGADILDIGGESTRPGAEPVPEDEELRRVLPVVTALARQVSVPLSVDTMKASVARHCLEAGVSILNDVSGLRDAAMVAVAVDYQPGVVVMHMQGTPQTMHLNPHYDNVVSELRDYFQERFHTLTALGIAPEALAFDPGIGFGKNLEHNLQLLAHLDQVMPPGRPVVLGVSRKGFLGQVTGRGRSERLAASLAVGCIAAARGQAHILRVHDVAATRDAMLMLEAIDRYRSLS; via the coding sequence ATGGAGCGTTGTCTGAGTTGGCGGTTGCGGGATCGAACCCTGCAAATCGGCCGGCGGCCGCTCGTCATGGGCATTATCAACGTCACGCCCGATAGCTTTTCCGACGGCGGTTTATATGTAGAACCTGCTGCAGCCATTGAGCACGGCTTGCGGTTGGCCGCCGAAGGAGCGGACATTCTGGACATTGGCGGAGAATCGACCCGTCCCGGTGCCGAGCCTGTGCCGGAAGACGAGGAACTCCGCCGCGTTCTGCCGGTGGTCACAGCCTTGGCTCGCCAGGTATCTGTGCCGTTATCTGTCGACACTATGAAAGCGTCGGTGGCTCGGCATTGCTTGGAGGCGGGGGTATCCATTCTCAATGATGTGTCTGGCCTGCGGGATGCCGCAATGGTAGCGGTGGCTGTGGATTATCAACCTGGCGTTGTTGTTATGCATATGCAAGGCACGCCGCAAACCATGCACCTGAACCCGCACTACGACAACGTGGTCTCCGAGCTACGAGATTATTTTCAGGAACGGTTCCACACGTTGACCGCACTGGGCATAGCTCCGGAAGCCCTGGCGTTTGATCCTGGGATCGGCTTTGGCAAAAACCTGGAGCACAACCTGCAACTGCTGGCACACCTGGATCAAGTGATGCCCCCTGGGCGGCCCGTGGTCTTGGGGGTGTCCCGCAAGGGTTTCTTGGGCCAAGTCACCGGGCGCGGCCGGAGCGAACGCTTAGCAGCCTCCTTAGCCGTGGGATGCATTGCCGCAGCACGAGGCCAAGCTCACATCCTCCGCGTCCATGACGTGGCCGCCACCCGCGACGCCATGCTCATGCTTGAAGCCATCGACCGCTACCGATCGCTTTCCTGA
- a CDS encoding glutamate-5-semialdehyde dehydrogenase codes for MKATTLPAESGADALQASCRALAERARQAARELAWVPSERKNRWLLAVAEALEREQDSLLRANAEDMAAAPQRGLNAAALDRLKLTPARLQAVAQGVRQVALLPDPVGEIRGGERRPNGLEVCKIGVPLGVIFFIYESRPNVTVDAAALCVKSGNAVILRGGSEALQTNLALTQLLRTLLARCGLPEDAIQSVPTSDRAAVGYFLRWPDCIDLVIPRGGKSLIERVVAEARMPVLKHYDGNCHVYVDAAADLDMAERIIVNAKCQRPGVCNAAESLLVHANIADIFLPRIAAALQQHGVELRGCPETCRRLPGITPATEEDYAQEYLDLILSIKVVHSLEEAIEHINTYGSHHTDAIVTRDLQAARLFAQRVDSAAVMINASTRFHDGFEMGLGAEIGISTDRFHARGPCGLRELTTYKYLVTGEGHIRE; via the coding sequence ATGAAGGCGACGACCTTGCCTGCGGAGAGCGGAGCGGATGCGTTGCAGGCTTCCTGCCGTGCTTTAGCGGAACGTGCCCGTCAGGCGGCACGCGAGTTGGCGTGGGTTCCCTCCGAACGCAAGAACCGCTGGCTTCTGGCGGTCGCCGAAGCCTTGGAACGGGAACAAGACAGCCTCCTGCGCGCCAATGCTGAGGATATGGCAGCCGCTCCGCAACGCGGACTGAATGCGGCGGCTCTGGATCGCTTGAAGCTGACGCCGGCCCGATTGCAAGCGGTGGCGCAGGGCGTTCGGCAGGTGGCTCTCCTGCCGGACCCGGTGGGGGAAATCCGGGGGGGCGAGCGCCGTCCCAACGGACTGGAAGTGTGCAAAATCGGGGTGCCCCTCGGCGTGATCTTTTTCATCTACGAATCCCGCCCAAATGTCACCGTGGATGCCGCCGCCCTATGCGTCAAAAGCGGGAATGCCGTCATCTTGCGCGGCGGTTCTGAGGCGCTACAGACCAATCTTGCTCTCACCCAGTTGCTCCGCACTTTGCTAGCCCGCTGTGGGCTTCCGGAGGATGCCATTCAGAGCGTTCCCACGTCCGACCGGGCAGCAGTCGGCTACTTCCTGCGCTGGCCGGACTGTATCGACTTGGTCATTCCGCGAGGGGGCAAATCGCTCATTGAGCGAGTCGTGGCGGAAGCTCGCATGCCCGTTCTGAAGCATTACGATGGCAACTGCCACGTTTATGTCGATGCGGCAGCGGACTTAGACATGGCAGAACGGATCATCGTCAATGCCAAATGCCAGCGGCCCGGCGTGTGCAATGCGGCGGAGAGTTTACTCGTCCATGCGAACATTGCCGACATTTTCCTACCTCGGATCGCCGCGGCCTTGCAACAACACGGGGTGGAGCTGCGCGGCTGTCCGGAAACTTGCCGCCGTTTGCCTGGCATCACCCCCGCTACCGAGGAAGATTACGCCCAAGAGTATCTGGACCTGATTCTCTCGATCAAAGTCGTCCATTCGCTGGAGGAAGCCATCGAGCATATCAACACCTATGGCTCCCATCACACGGATGCCATTGTGACGCGCGACCTCCAGGCCGCCCGGCTGTTTGCCCAACGGGTGGATTCTGCGGCCGTCATGATCAACGCCAGCACGCGCTTCCACGATGGTTTTGAAATGGGTTTGGGAGCGGAGATCGGCATCAGTACGGATCGCTTCCATGCTCGTGGTCCGTGCGGCCTGCGAGAATTGACTACCTACAAGTATCTCGTGACTGGAGAGGGTCACATCCGGGAATAA
- a CDS encoding WD40 repeat domain-containing protein yields the protein MRSLQTWLYLLTVMTLLQVAVAQPEQTHKAHAALVHALAVSPDGKYLASGGFDNLIKLWEILPDGTLKEVKTFSGHTGPVYALAFHPKAPLLISASQDKTGRIWNLADGKTVAELKGHADIVDTVAISPDGQWIATGSADKGVRLWKATDGKEVKNLGAHAGTVYAVAFSPDSKWLASASADKTVKIWDVTGQKEYKVLKGHEDAVTSLTFTDDPDAVLTAALDRTLRLWSVKAVQEIKEQPKEKKEPPKDAKKDDKAKKDTPMEIKIDPKLLGEMKRWGPTADDPYTLTWHNGAKVFAVCGYSGQITIWTLSEAQPKFGKRILNPAYCIVFLPNGKAVVTGHDNGSLVVTPWGGK from the coding sequence ATGCGCAGTTTGCAAACCTGGTTGTATTTGCTGACGGTGATGACATTGCTTCAAGTCGCCGTGGCCCAACCGGAACAAACCCACAAGGCCCATGCCGCCTTGGTCCATGCTCTGGCAGTGTCTCCGGATGGAAAATACTTGGCCAGCGGCGGATTCGACAACTTGATCAAACTCTGGGAAATCCTCCCGGATGGGACCCTCAAGGAAGTGAAGACTTTCTCCGGCCACACCGGTCCAGTTTATGCCTTGGCATTTCATCCCAAGGCTCCGCTATTGATCTCGGCCAGTCAGGACAAAACCGGCCGCATCTGGAATTTGGCCGACGGCAAGACGGTGGCCGAATTGAAAGGGCATGCGGACATCGTCGATACCGTGGCGATCTCGCCAGATGGACAATGGATTGCTACAGGGTCGGCCGATAAGGGCGTTCGCCTATGGAAAGCCACCGATGGCAAGGAGGTTAAGAACCTGGGTGCCCACGCTGGCACGGTTTATGCTGTGGCTTTTTCTCCCGATAGTAAATGGCTGGCCTCGGCTTCGGCGGACAAAACCGTCAAAATCTGGGATGTCACTGGGCAGAAAGAATACAAGGTCCTCAAAGGCCATGAGGATGCCGTTACCTCCCTCACGTTCACCGATGATCCTGATGCTGTCTTGACAGCCGCCCTCGATCGCACCCTGCGCCTTTGGAGTGTCAAGGCCGTTCAGGAGATCAAGGAGCAACCCAAGGAGAAAAAGGAGCCGCCCAAGGATGCGAAGAAAGATGACAAGGCCAAGAAAGATACGCCGATGGAGATCAAGATTGATCCCAAACTCTTAGGTGAGATGAAGCGGTGGGGGCCAACAGCCGATGACCCCTACACCTTGACTTGGCACAACGGGGCTAAGGTCTTTGCAGTCTGCGGTTATTCGGGTCAAATTACCATTTGGACTCTCAGCGAGGCGCAGCCCAAGTTCGGTAAACGCATCCTTAATCCCGCATACTGCATTGTGTTTTTACCCAATGGCAAAGCCGTGGTTACGGGGCATGACAATGGCTCGCTTGTGGTCACTCCCTGGGGTGGCAAGTGA
- the ilvD gene encoding dihydroxy-acid dehydratase, protein MPEMSVRRSLTTTQGDGRAPNRAMLRAVGFVDEDFHKPIIGVASLFSDITPCNAHLDRLALKGREGIRAAGGVPQTFGAPTVSDGISMGHLGMRYSLVSREVIADSLETVCGAMNHDGLLAFGGCDKNMPGCIMAMARLNIPSVFVYGGSILPGTGPGGRDVDIVSIFEAVGQYQAQRIDAETFHQIECAACPGHGSCGGMYTANTMASAIEAMGLSLPYGASNPAVSAAKEREAYLAGQAVVRCIERNIRPRDLITRKSLENAYTLVLALGGSTNAILHLLAIAREAQVEWTLEDFDRLADRVPHLADLKPGGRFVMYDLHRVGGTPAVLRALLDRGLIHGDCLTVTGKTLAENLADIPSVYAQSQEVVRPFEAPLFSHGIHVILRGNLAPEGAVAKVAGLKQRAITGPARVFDGEEACFAAIESRRIVPGDIVVIRGEGPVGGPGMREMLSITGALMGQGLGDCVGLITDGRFSGGTHGLVVGHVAPEAWVGGPIALIRDGDTITIDADRKLLQVHLSEAELAQRRTQWQRPPLRVERGVLAKYARLATSASQGATTG, encoded by the coding sequence ATGCCAGAGATGTCCGTACGTCGCAGTTTGACGACCACGCAGGGTGATGGGCGAGCGCCCAACCGGGCCATGCTGCGGGCGGTAGGATTTGTAGATGAGGATTTCCACAAGCCCATCATCGGTGTCGCTTCGTTGTTTTCCGACATTACCCCGTGCAATGCTCATTTGGACCGGCTCGCTCTGAAAGGGCGGGAAGGCATCCGTGCTGCCGGCGGAGTTCCGCAAACGTTCGGCGCGCCAACGGTTTCGGACGGCATCAGTATGGGCCATCTTGGCATGCGCTATTCCTTAGTGTCCCGCGAAGTGATTGCGGATAGTCTGGAGACGGTCTGCGGGGCGATGAACCACGACGGGTTACTTGCCTTCGGAGGTTGTGATAAGAATATGCCCGGCTGCATCATGGCCATGGCCCGGCTGAATATTCCCAGTGTCTTCGTTTACGGCGGGAGCATACTGCCGGGTACCGGTCCGGGGGGTCGTGATGTCGATATTGTCTCGATCTTTGAAGCTGTCGGACAATATCAGGCTCAACGCATCGATGCGGAGACTTTCCATCAGATCGAGTGTGCCGCCTGTCCCGGCCATGGTTCCTGTGGCGGCATGTATACGGCCAATACGATGGCGAGTGCCATTGAGGCGATGGGCTTGTCCCTTCCCTACGGAGCATCCAATCCTGCCGTGAGTGCGGCTAAGGAACGGGAAGCTTACTTGGCGGGTCAAGCGGTGGTGCGTTGCATTGAACGGAACATCCGCCCCCGCGATCTGATCACCCGCAAGAGCCTGGAGAATGCCTACACCTTAGTCTTGGCACTCGGCGGCAGCACCAATGCCATTCTGCATCTTTTGGCCATCGCGCGCGAAGCTCAAGTCGAATGGACCCTAGAGGATTTCGATCGCTTGGCAGACCGGGTACCGCACCTGGCCGACCTCAAACCCGGCGGCCGATTCGTCATGTATGATTTGCATCGCGTTGGAGGAACTCCCGCTGTCCTACGAGCGCTGTTAGACCGCGGCTTGATCCACGGCGACTGCCTGACCGTAACTGGCAAGACCCTGGCCGAAAACCTCGCCGACATTCCCAGCGTCTACGCTCAGTCCCAGGAAGTCGTCCGCCCCTTTGAGGCTCCGCTCTTTTCCCATGGCATCCACGTGATTTTGCGCGGCAATTTAGCACCGGAGGGTGCCGTGGCGAAGGTGGCCGGTCTCAAACAACGTGCCATTACGGGACCGGCACGTGTCTTCGACGGCGAAGAGGCTTGCTTTGCAGCTATTGAAAGCCGGCGGATCGTGCCAGGCGACATCGTCGTCATTCGGGGAGAAGGACCTGTGGGGGGGCCTGGCATGCGGGAGATGCTCTCCATCACGGGCGCCCTAATGGGCCAAGGGTTGGGCGACTGCGTCGGATTGATTACCGATGGACGCTTCAGCGGTGGAACTCATGGACTGGTGGTGGGGCACGTCGCCCCGGAAGCCTGGGTGGGTGGGCCGATTGCTCTGATCCGCGACGGCGACACCATCACCATCGATGCGGACCGCAAGTTGCTCCAGGTTCATTTGAGCGAGGCAGAGCTGGCCCAACGGCGCACGCAATGGCAGCGTCCACCGCTGCGGGTGGAACGGGGTGTGTTGGCCAAATATGCCCGGCTCGCCACCAGCGCGTCCCAAGGCGCTACGACCGGCTAA
- a CDS encoding Flp family type IVb pilin, whose translation MRSLVKSVVSFLKKEDGPTAVEYAVMLALIIVVCIAAITTLGQNANDTFSFVGSNIAPKTN comes from the coding sequence ATGCGTAGTCTCGTCAAGAGCGTCGTGTCGTTCCTCAAGAAGGAAGATGGCCCCACCGCCGTCGAGTATGCCGTGATGCTGGCCCTGATTATCGTCGTCTGCATTGCGGCCATTACCACTCTCGGCCAGAACGCCAACGACACCTTCAGCTTCGTCGGTTCCAACATCGCACCCAAGACGAACTGA
- a CDS encoding TlpA family protein disulfide reductase encodes MHTMMTSMLGIGIIGLAAWLGCSRSLSPEEAGKVQVDEVRVAQLEKAIKDNKGKVILIDCWATWCVPCVKKFPKLVERHQKYAAQGLVCMSVSMDKLGAAEQYSKEKVLKFLQEKRATFPNFILIQPDKEEEALVKLIGDCFLIPHLALFDRQGRRIWTSADGPELTDEQLDKKIEQLLAEKP; translated from the coding sequence ATGCACACGATGATGACATCGATGCTAGGGATCGGAATCATTGGACTGGCAGCTTGGCTCGGTTGCAGCCGGAGCTTATCTCCCGAAGAGGCGGGTAAAGTCCAAGTGGACGAAGTCCGAGTGGCTCAACTGGAGAAAGCCATCAAGGACAATAAGGGGAAGGTCATTCTCATCGATTGCTGGGCGACTTGGTGTGTGCCGTGCGTCAAGAAGTTCCCCAAGCTCGTGGAACGGCACCAGAAATACGCCGCCCAAGGCCTGGTCTGCATGAGCGTCAGCATGGACAAATTGGGAGCTGCGGAGCAGTACAGCAAGGAAAAGGTCCTCAAGTTCCTTCAGGAGAAGCGAGCCACCTTCCCCAACTTCATCCTGATCCAGCCGGACAAAGAAGAAGAGGCGTTGGTCAAGCTGATTGGCGATTGCTTCCTGATTCCGCATTTGGCGCTGTTCGATCGCCAAGGGCGCCGTATTTGGACCAGTGCTGACGGCCCGGAACTCACCGACGAGCAACTCGACAAGAAAATCGAGCAACTCCTGGCTGAGAAACCGTGA
- the lepA gene encoding translation elongation factor 4, producing the protein MPTPTFQIRNFCIIAHIDHGKSTLADQFLLKTGTLQEREMREQALDSMDLERERGITIRMHPVTLYYTYGGREYELNLIDTPGHVDFHYEVSRSLAACEGAILLVDAFQGVQAQTVANAFLAMEANLKIIPVLNKIDLPQARPEHVIAEMEQALLIDPAEVLRVSAKTGLGMDELMAAVIERIPPPQGSVEQPLRALVYNSHFDTYKGVVVYVRIMDGQLRVGQKVRFMRTGREFVVTEVGRFRPGMTRCEELSAGEVGYFTANIKTLEYVNIGDTVTDALCPAAEPLPGYKEPKPMVFSGLYPVNNDDFEDLREALARLKLNDSSFTYQPEVSDGLGFGFRCGFLGMLHREIIQQRLERECDIELVQTAPNVTYEILKRDGTVVTVHGPQDVPDAGQIQEFREPIVRVSFLLPAENIGAIMQLCTDRRGTFVRTEYLSPKRVMLVYEMPLAEVIYDLYDKLKSITHGYGTMDYEFIGFRAADLVKLDILVHGNRVDALSVIVHRSQAERRGRAILKKLRDQIDRHLFEVALQAAIGSRIVARENIAPLRKNVTAKCYGGDITRKRKLWAKQAEGKKRLKQIGKVEVPQEAFLAVLEQE; encoded by the coding sequence ATGCCGACACCGACCTTTCAGATTCGCAACTTTTGCATCATTGCCCATATCGATCATGGGAAATCAACGTTGGCGGACCAGTTTCTTCTGAAAACGGGGACGCTTCAGGAACGTGAGATGCGGGAACAGGCCCTGGATAGCATGGATCTGGAGCGCGAGCGGGGCATTACCATCCGCATGCATCCGGTTACCCTCTACTACACGTATGGGGGGCGGGAGTACGAACTGAATCTGATCGATACGCCGGGACATGTGGATTTCCACTACGAGGTATCCCGCAGTCTGGCAGCTTGCGAAGGGGCTATCCTGCTCGTGGATGCCTTTCAGGGGGTTCAAGCCCAAACGGTAGCCAACGCCTTTCTGGCAATGGAAGCCAATCTCAAAATTATTCCGGTGCTCAACAAGATCGATCTTCCCCAGGCCCGGCCCGAACATGTCATCGCAGAAATGGAGCAGGCGTTGCTGATTGATCCGGCCGAGGTGTTACGCGTTAGCGCCAAGACCGGCTTGGGGATGGACGAGCTGATGGCCGCTGTCATCGAACGGATTCCTCCTCCCCAAGGAAGTGTGGAGCAGCCCCTGCGAGCGTTGGTGTATAATTCGCATTTTGATACCTACAAGGGAGTTGTGGTGTATGTGCGGATCATGGATGGGCAGTTGCGTGTGGGACAGAAAGTGCGCTTCATGCGGACCGGTCGGGAATTTGTGGTCACGGAAGTGGGGCGTTTTCGGCCAGGAATGACTCGCTGCGAGGAACTCAGCGCGGGGGAGGTTGGTTACTTTACCGCGAACATCAAAACCCTGGAATACGTCAACATCGGCGACACAGTGACGGACGCCTTGTGTCCGGCTGCGGAACCGCTCCCAGGGTACAAAGAGCCGAAACCGATGGTCTTTTCGGGACTGTATCCGGTCAACAACGACGATTTCGAAGACCTGCGCGAAGCCTTGGCCCGCCTGAAACTCAATGACAGCAGTTTCACCTATCAACCAGAAGTGTCCGATGGTTTAGGGTTCGGTTTCCGTTGTGGCTTTCTGGGGATGTTGCACCGCGAGATCATCCAGCAACGTTTGGAACGGGAATGCGACATCGAGCTGGTTCAGACAGCGCCGAATGTGACTTACGAGATTCTCAAGCGCGATGGTACTGTGGTCACAGTCCACGGCCCCCAAGATGTTCCCGATGCAGGCCAGATTCAAGAATTCCGTGAACCGATCGTCCGGGTCAGCTTCCTCCTCCCTGCCGAGAACATCGGGGCGATCATGCAGCTTTGCACTGATCGCCGGGGAACCTTTGTGCGGACGGAGTACCTCAGTCCCAAGCGGGTTATGCTGGTTTACGAGATGCCATTAGCCGAGGTGATCTACGATCTTTACGACAAGCTCAAGTCAATCACCCACGGTTATGGAACGATGGATTACGAGTTCATCGGCTTCCGAGCGGCGGACTTGGTGAAACTGGACATTTTGGTGCACGGGAACCGGGTGGATGCCCTTTCGGTCATCGTCCACCGTTCCCAGGCGGAACGGCGCGGGCGTGCGATCCTGAAGAAACTCCGGGACCAGATCGACCGCCATCTCTTTGAAGTGGCCTTGCAGGCGGCGATTGGATCGCGCATTGTGGCCCGCGAGAATATCGCTCCTTTACGCAAGAATGTGACGGCGAAATGTTACGGTGGTGACATCACCCGCAAGCGCAAGCTCTGGGCTAAACAGGCGGAAGGGAAAAAACGCCTCAAACAGATCGGCAAGGTGGAAGTGCCCCAAGAGGCATTCCTGGCTGTTCTGGAGCAAGAATAG